A portion of the Carya illinoinensis cultivar Pawnee chromosome 11, C.illinoinensisPawnee_v1, whole genome shotgun sequence genome contains these proteins:
- the LOC122282998 gene encoding E3 ubiquitin-protein ligase Os04g0590900-like — protein MATLDNPKTWIPYKGSKDCSQGFCTLYCPQWCYIVYPPPPPFDFPSGNSGPNFSPLVIAIISILASAFLLISYYTIISKYCGNGDSARRDDQDLSEESEDNQSHSLHEPWHVVTTGLDEALIKSITVCKYKKGEGLVEGTDCSVCLSEFEEDESIRLLPKCSHAFHLPCIDTWLKFHSNCPLCRANIVSFGGMLLPLPAPVTDIPLRNETLPGTQQANENVALAQDLESSVSEEEMVHGDTAPKTSVRAFSDLGNSEERDTIVEIRDGGYQHVRRSFSMDLLCQSRPSVADILCIDEDEDEDVQVVEDCVGDCSSSKQLAAGVEEKSSSKSKVLHMVTSPIAMKRSFSSGRFFLTRHGRRRQTVIPV, from the coding sequence ATGGCGACTCTAGACAACCCAAAAACTTGGATACCATATAAGGGCAGCAAAGACTGTTCTCAAGGCTTCTGTACTTTATACTGTCCACAGTGGTGCTACATCGTCTATCCTCCTCCACCTCCCTTTGATTTTCCATCTGGGAATTCTGGTCCAAATTTCTCCCCTCTTGTTATTGCAATCATTAGCATTTTGGCAAGTGCTTTCCTTCTTATAAGTTACTACACCATTATATCCAAGTACTGTGGCAATGGGGACTCGGCAAGAAGAGACGATCAAGACTTGAGTGAAGAATCGGAAGACAATCAGAGCCATTCTCTCCATGAACCATGGCATGTTGTAACTACTGGCTTGGATGAAGCTCTTATAAAGTCTATCACAGTGTGCAAGTATAAGAAGGGAGAAGGGCTGGTTGAAGGCACTGATTGCTCTGTTTGTCTCAgtgagtttgaagaagatgagagcATAAGGCTCTTACCAAAGTGTAGTCATGCTTTCCATCTCCCATGCATTGATACCTGGCTCAAATTCCACTCGAATTGCCCTTTATGCCGTGCTAATATAGTGTCTTTCGGCGGCATGCTGCTTCCTTTGCCTGCACCGGTGACCGATATACCTTTGCGTAATGAAACTTTGCCGGGAACCCAACAGGCAAATGAAAATGTAGCCCTTGCCCAAGATTTGGAAAGCAGTGTTAGTGAGGAAGAAATGGTGCATGGTGATACAGCTCCAAAGACCTCAGTACGTGCTTTTAGTGATTTGGGCAACTCAGAAGAGAGAGATACAATTGTTGAGATTAGAGATGGAGGATATCAGCATGTTAGAAGATCGTTTTCCATGGATCTTTTGTGCCAAAGCCGTCCTTCCGTTGCTGATATATTGTGcattgatgaagatgaagatgaagatgttcaAGTAGTGGAAGATTGCGTTGGTGATTGTAGCTCATCAAAGCAACTAGCAGCAGGAGTCGAGGAGAAGTCTAGCAGTAAAAGCAAGGTGTTGCATATGGTAACGAGTCCTATTGCAATGAAGAGATCATTTTCAAGCGGAAGATTCTTTCTCACCAGGCATGGGAGGAGACGGCAAACAGTCATTCCTGTctga